In Shinella zoogloeoides, the genomic window CAGCGCCTGCCGGGCGCGGGAGAGGCGGGACATGACGGTGCCGAGGGGTATTTCAAGCATGTCGGCGACCTCCTGATAGGAATGGCCTTCCACCGCCACGAGCATCAGCACGGCACGCGCCTCCTTCGGCAGGGTTTCCAGTGCCGCGACGAGGCGGTTCCGTTCCAACGGGTCGGAAGGCGGCGCGGTTTCGGCGACGGTATCGGCCTCCTCGATGCCGACGGAGGGGCGGCGCGCGACGGTCCGGCGCGCGTTGAGATGCAGATTGGTCATGATCCGGTAGGCCCAGGCGCGGATGTTTGCGCCGCGCCACTCGGCCCGATGCACCAGCGCCTTCTCGACGCAATCCTGCAACAGGTCCTCGCTCTCCGCATCGGAGCGCGTCAGGCTGCGCGAATAGCGCCGCAGCTGCGGCAGAAGCGCAAGGATCTGCGCCTCGAAGGAAAGGGGCGGGGAAGGGGCGGACGCCCCTCCGCCGCCTGTTTTCTGCGGGTCAGGGCTTTGCGACATCCCAGACGCCGTTCACGCCGTCGCCGGTCGTATCGCCTTCCTTGGCGTCCTTGATCCAGTAGTAGAGCGGCATGCCGTCCTTCGCCCATTGCATGGTCCCGTCCTTGCGAGTGACGAGCGAATATGCGCCCTCCGCCTTCGCATCGGAAGCGGCAATCGCCGGAGGCCAGTTGGTCGCGCATTTGTCGTAGCAATTGGACATGCCGGCCTTGTCGTTCTTGAAGGTATAGAGGGTCATGCCTTTTTCGCCGGCAAGCACCTCGCCCTTGTCGGTCTTCACGATCTTGAACGGTTCGGCGGCGAAGGCGCAGCCGGCAAAGGCTGCGACCGCGACCGGCACGAGAACAAAGAGCTTCATGGTCTTCTCCCATCGTTGGGACGGCATTCTTGCAGCCGCCGGAGCCTAGACACCGCCGGGCTGCGGATTATTCCATCGGCTTTGCAAAAAAATTGCCGTGCTCAGAGAGCAGTCGCGACCTTCAGCCCCTCGTAGACGGCCTCTTCTGCCGTGCGCGGAGCAAGACAGTCGCCGATGACGTGGACCTCCGGCACGAGGTCGCGCAGCATCTCACCCAGCTCGTCCACCGGTTCGTGGCCAAGACAGAGCACGAGCGTTTCCACATCTTCGAAGAGGATCGGCTGGTCGCTCGTCGTGTGCTGCATATAGACGGTGCCGCCATCGCCGCCGTAGAGGCGGGCATAGGGCGTGACGCGCACGCCGATGCGGTGCAGTTCTGCGGCGATGTTGTCGCGCACGTAGAGCGGCAGCAGTTCGCCGGGATGCGTGCCGTTGATCGCGAGATCGACGCTGCAGCCCTCGCCGGTCAGAAGCTCCGCGATGCCGGGGCCGATCCAGTCGCAGCGCCAGTCGACGACGACGACGCGGCTGCCGGTCTTGACCTGCCTGCGCAGCACCTGCCACGCATCGACGACCTGGATGCTGTCGTCGATCGGGATCTCCGGCCTGTAAGGCCGCGCACCGGTGGCGAGGATCACGGCGTCGGGTCTTTCCGCCTCGACCAGCGCCCTGTCGACGCGCACGCCGCGCTGTATGCGGACATTGGCGAGCTCGACCTCGCGGGCGAGGTTAGTGACGATGCCGCCG contains:
- a CDS encoding RNA polymerase sigma factor; this translates as MSQSPDPQKTGGGGASAPSPPLSFEAQILALLPQLRRYSRSLTRSDAESEDLLQDCVEKALVHRAEWRGANIRAWAYRIMTNLHLNARRTVARRPSVGIEEADTVAETAPPSDPLERNRLVAALETLPKEARAVLMLVAVEGHSYQEVADMLEIPLGTVMSRLSRARQALRQRLQEENVIPLRSPR
- a CDS encoding COG4315 family predicted lipoprotein — translated: MKLFVLVPVAVAAFAGCAFAAEPFKIVKTDKGEVLAGEKGMTLYTFKNDKAGMSNCYDKCATNWPPAIAASDAKAEGAYSLVTRKDGTMQWAKDGMPLYYWIKDAKEGDTTGDGVNGVWDVAKP